A single region of the Neomonachus schauinslandi chromosome 3, ASM220157v2, whole genome shotgun sequence genome encodes:
- the GALNT3 gene encoding polypeptide N-acetylgalactosaminyltransferase 3: protein MAHIKRLVKLHLKRHYHKKFWKLGAVIFFFIIFLILMQREVSVQYSKEESKMERNINKNKMFDLMLEAVNNIKDAMPKMQIGAPVRQSIDAGERPCLQGYYTAAELKPVLDRPPQDSNAPGASGKAFKTTNLSVEEQKEKERGEAKHCFNAFASDRISLHRDLGPDTRPPECIEQKFKRCPPLPTTSVIIVFHNEAWSTLLRTVHSVLYSSPAILLKEIILVDDASVDEYLHDKLEEYIKQFSIVKIVRQRERKGLITARLLGATVATAETLTFLDAHCECFYGWLEPLLARIAENYTAVVSPDIASIDLNTFEFNKPSPYGSNHNRGNFDWSLSFGWESLPDHERQRRKDETYPIKTPTFAGGLFSISKEYFEYIGTYDEEMEIWGGENIEMSFRVWQCGGQLEIMPCSVVGHVFRSKSPHTFPKGTQVIARNQVRLAEVWMDEYKEIFYRRNTDAAKIVKQKSFGDLSKRFEIKHRLQCKNFTWYLNTIYPEAYVPDLNPVISGYIKSIGQPLCLDVGENNQGGKPLILYTCHGLGGNQYFEYSAQHEIRHNIQRELCLHAAQGLVQLRACAYKGHRTVASGEQIWEIQKDQLLYNPFLKMCLSANGEHPSLVSCNPSDPLQKWIFSQND from the exons ATGGCTCACATAAAGCGACTAGTAAAATTACATCTTAAAAGACATTATCATAAAAAGTTCTGGAAGCTTGgtgcagtaatttttttctttataatatttttgatttTAATGCAAAGAGAAGTAAGTGTTCAATATTCCAAAGAGGAAtcaaagatggaaagaaatataaacaaaaacaagatgtTTGATTTAATGTTAGAAGCTGTAAACAATATTAAAGATGCAATGCCAAAAATGCAAATAGGAGCACCTGTCAGGCAAAGCATTGATGCTGGTGAGAGACCCTGTTTGCAAGGATATTATACAGCAGCAGAATTGAAACCGGTTCTTGACCGCCCACCTCAGGATTCCAATGCACCTGGTGCTTCTGGTAAAGCATTCAAGACAACCAATTTAAGTGTtgaagagcagaaggaaaaagaacgTGGAGAAGCCAAACACTGTTTTAACGCTTTTGCAAGTGACAGGATTTCTTTACACCGAGATCTTGGACCAGACACTCGACCTCCTGA ATGTATTGAACAAAAATTTAAGCGCTGTCCTCCCCTGCCTACCACCAGTGTCATAATAGTTTTTCATAATGAAGCCTGGTCCACGCTGCTTAGAACTGTCCACAGTGTGCTTTATTCTTCCCCCGCCATACTGCTGAAGGAAATCATTTTGGTGGATGATGCTAGTGTAGATG agtACTTACATGATAAACtagaagaatatataaaacaattttctatagtaaaaatagtcagacaaagagagagaaaaggtctGATCACTGCAAGGTTGCTAGGAGCAACAGTTGCAACAGCTGAAACACTCACATTTTTAGATGCTCAct GTGAGTGTTTCTATGGCTGGTTAGAACCTTTGTTGGCTAGAATAGCTGAGAACTACACAGCAGTTGTGAGTCCGGATATTGCATCCATAGATCTAAACACGTTTGAATTCAACAAACCTTCTCCTTATGGAAGTAATCACAACCGTGGAAACTTTGACTGGAGTCTTTCATTTGGCTGGGAATCGCTTCCTGATCACgagaggcaaagaaggaaagatgaaacCTACCCAATTAA AACACCCACTTTTGCAGGAGGCCTTTTTTCCatatcaaaagaatattttgaatatattggaaCTTAcgatgaagaaatggaaatctgGGGAGgtgaaaatatagaaatgtcTTTCAGA GTATGGCAATGTGGTGGGCAGTTGGAGATTATGCCTTGCTCTGTTGTTGGACATGTTTTTCGCAGCAAAAGCCCTCATACCTTTCCAAAAGGCACTCAGGTGATTGCTCGCAACCAAGTTCGCCTTGCAGAAGTCTGGATGGATGAatacaaggaaatattttataggaGAAACACAGATGCAGCAAAAATTGTTAAACAA AAATCATTTGGTGATCTTTCAAAAAGATTTGAAATAAAGCACCGCCTTCAGTGTAAAAATTTTACATGGTATCTGAACACTATTTATCCAGAAGCATATGTGCCAGACCTTAATCCTGTTATATCTGGATAT ATTAAAAGCATTGGTCAGCCTCTGTGTCTGGATGTTGGAGAAAATAATCAAGGAGGCAAACCGTTAATTTTGTACACATGTCATGGCCTCGGGGGAAACCAG TATTTTGAATACTCGGCTCAACATGAAATTCGGCATAACATCCAGAGGGAATTATGTCTTCATGCTGCTCAAGGTCTTGTTCAGCTGAGAGCGTGTGCCTACAAAGGTCACAGGACAGTGGCCAGTGGAGAACAGATATGGGAGATCCAGAAG GATCAACTTCTATATAATCCATTCTTAAAAATGTGCCTTTCAGCAAATGGAGAGCATCCGAGCTTGGTGTCATGCAATCCATCAGATCCACTCCAAAAATGGATTTTTAGCCAAAATGATTAA